A section of the Fusarium falciforme chromosome 8, complete sequence genome encodes:
- a CDS encoding FAD-binding PCMH-type domain-containing protein yields the protein MATDNQSTLHPAVVACNAVAALYPAQVVKTSSSEFAAAQDSFWDARQRERAPVCFFQPTNASQVKAALIEVVRAKSHFGIKGGGHSASKGSSSEGSFQFDLSNLDHVEISDDKQTVKVGPGVKWGPLFQTLEKNSVMAVGGRDFNVGVPGFIFGGGISYLSAPRGWGIDNLVSVDLVLANGDTVTADKSSHPELFKALRGGGAHNFGIATSLTLRLYPYTGMWGGVHAIAESHFDDVFDKYDRYSHELIKDGKAHLIMDFTWRDNGLIVGLSMGYPEPVDNPPIFDGLRLIPSLFSTLRLGDCSSLATEVAEVTDSRGKRNTYWTLAMEYDIELLKSVYELWARTTKPHASRFELTLDVNHITPAMRNKAAREERGNLYGLEGANEPLTNIMLTIVWENEADDREVTALLKSLGREIEALAEQHGKSVPLKYMNYANEEQDVVASFGEESVSFLKQVASRYDPEGVFQTLQPGGFKLS from the exons ATGGCCACGGACAACCAGAGCACTCTGCACCCTGCGGTTGTAGCT TGTAACGCCGTGGCTGCACTCTACCCTGCCCAGGTCGTTAAAACATCCTCCTCAGAGTTTGCTGCCGCCCAGGATTCGTTCTGGGATGCCAGACAGCGAGAGAGAGCCCCAGTCTGCTTCTTTCAACCAACGAACGCGAGTCAAGTGAAAGCCGCCCTGATTGAGGTGGTTCGCGCTAAATCCCACTTTGGGATAAAGGGCGGCGGCCATTCAGCGAGCAAAGGCTCGAGCAGTGAGGGCAGCTTTCAATTTGATCTCTCCAATCTCGATCACGTCGAGATTTCAGACGACAAACAAACCGTCAAGGTGGGACCTGGCGTTAAATGGGGCCCATTGTTCCAAACCCTTGAGAAGAACAGTGTCATGGCCGTGGGAGGTCGTGACTTCAACGTTGGCGTACCTGGATTCATCTTTGGCG GCGGCATTTCGTATCTATCCGCCCCACGTGGCTGGGGCATTGACAACTTGGTCTCCGTTGACCTGGTCTTGGCAAATGGTGACACGGTGACGGCAGACAAGTCTTCTCACCCTGAACTCTTCAAGGCTTTGCGGGGAGGCGGTGCCCATAACTTTGGTATTGCCACAAGCCTCACCTTGAGACTGTACCCATATACAGGCATGTGGGGAGGCGTGCATGCCATTGCCGAAAGTCACTTTGACGACGTCTTTGATAAATATGATCGGTATTCGCATGAATTGATCAAGGACGGCAAAGCTCACCTGATTATGGACTTTACGTGGAGGGACAACGGGCTGATTGTTGGTCTGTCCATGGGGTACCCAGAGCCCGTCGACAACCCTCCTATCTTTGATGGATTGCGCCTCATTCCGAGCCTTTTCAGCACTCTTCGTCTTGGTGATTGCAGCTCTCTGGCAACTGAAGTTGCCGAGGTCACTGACTCGCGAGGAAAGCGTAACACATATTGGACGTTGGCCATGGAATACGATATTGAGTTGCTCAAGTCCGTGTATGAGCTCTGGGCGCGGACTACGAAGCCTCACGCTTCTCGATTCGAGCTGACTTTGGATGTCAACCATATCACTCCGGCCATGAGAAACAAGGCAGCGAGGGAAGAAAGGGGTAATCTGTATGGGCTCGAAGGCGCCAATGAACCACTGACGAATATAATGTTGACCATCGTGTGGGAGAACGAGGCTGACGACAGGGAGGTCACAGCCTTACTGAAGAGCTTGGGAAGGGAGATTGAGGCCCTAGCTGAGCAGCACGGCAAGTCTGTTCCGTTAAAGTATATGAACTACGCAAACGAGGAACAGGATGTTGTCGCAAGCTTTGGAGAGGAGAGTGTGTCCTTCCTAAAGCAGGTAGCCTCTAGGTATGACCCAGAGGGCGTTTTTCAGACCTTGCAGCCTGGGGGCTTTAAGCTTTCTTAG